In a genomic window of Sulfurisphaera tokodaii str. 7:
- a CDS encoding AAA family ATPase, which produces MNANTSTSPTSSLLSTYINAIELGIIILTFVIPLIYFIYFMRMMRVGHSQQRQLERKMNRIPSITWDQIYDMEEIKARLDEIASYVMKKGKAYGVILFGPPGTGKTSIAKALANKLRWNYFELKSTDVMSKWYGESEYLLDNFFNVVELNAPAVVVIDEIDGFTLKREGDIHEVTHRLINIFLMRLQELHDKSLPVLIIGTTNIPQEIDEALLRPGRFDEVIYVPLPDENGREKIWCGYVQNVDCKELAKRSNRLSPADIKEIVEEVKIQCEKEGRTPTTQDFIKALENYKPSVSIQIIVKFENIAKKYSRHKLGERPYGVPDVRWDDLGDLEDVKRIIKDSIELPLKRKDLAEKLGIKPVKGLLLYGPPGTGKTSIAKALANELNASFIILSGEEISSAGPFNAGEIIAEKFHIARDNAPAIIFIDEIDMIARARGENEWRTALTELLNQMDGIRENEEIVVVGATNRPWDLDPAILRPGRFDKIIYVPPPDEKGRAEVLKVLCRGLTVDEETLQKVAKITDGYTPADLKLVVDEIRRNLLKEATITGVARTTLTFNDFIKILANVKPSVNKETLKMYEEFKIQRI; this is translated from the coding sequence ATGAATGCTAACACATCAACATCTCCTACTTCTTCACTACTTTCAACATATATTAATGCGATTGAACTGGGAATTATAATTTTAACTTTCGTCATTCCGTTAATCTACTTTATTTACTTTATGAGAATGATGAGAGTAGGGCATTCACAACAAAGGCAATTAGAAAGGAAAATGAATAGAATACCATCAATCACATGGGATCAGATTTACGATATGGAAGAAATTAAGGCTAGATTAGATGAAATTGCTAGTTACGTTATGAAAAAAGGGAAAGCTTATGGTGTAATACTATTTGGTCCTCCAGGTACTGGAAAGACAAGCATTGCTAAGGCACTCGCTAATAAACTTAGATGGAATTACTTCGAATTAAAGTCTACCGATGTAATGAGCAAATGGTATGGTGAAAGTGAGTATTTACTTGATAACTTCTTTAATGTAGTGGAATTAAACGCTCCAGCCGTTGTCGTAATTGATGAAATTGACGGATTTACTCTAAAAAGAGAGGGAGATATCCATGAAGTCACTCACAGATTAATTAACATATTTTTAATGAGGTTACAAGAATTACATGACAAGAGCTTACCGGTACTTATTATTGGAACAACAAACATCCCGCAAGAAATAGATGAAGCACTTTTAAGACCAGGAAGATTTGATGAGGTGATTTACGTACCTTTGCCAGATGAAAATGGCAGAGAAAAAATATGGTGCGGTTACGTTCAAAACGTCGATTGCAAAGAATTAGCTAAAAGAAGTAATAGACTTTCACCAGCAGACATAAAAGAAATTGTCGAAGAAGTGAAAATCCAGTGCGAAAAAGAAGGAAGAACTCCAACAACACAAGACTTTATAAAGGCCTTAGAAAACTATAAACCGTCTGTATCTATACAAATTATCGTAAAATTTGAAAATATTGCTAAAAAATACTCAAGGCATAAACTAGGTGAAAGACCATATGGAGTACCGGATGTAAGATGGGATGACTTAGGAGATCTAGAGGATGTTAAAAGAATAATCAAGGACTCTATAGAGTTACCGCTGAAGAGGAAAGACCTTGCCGAAAAGCTGGGAATAAAACCAGTTAAAGGATTATTACTTTACGGTCCTCCTGGTACTGGAAAGACAAGCATTGCCAAGGCATTAGCAAATGAGCTTAATGCTTCCTTTATTATCCTATCTGGTGAGGAAATATCTTCAGCTGGGCCATTTAATGCGGGAGAAATAATTGCAGAAAAGTTCCATATTGCTAGGGATAATGCACCTGCAATAATATTCATTGACGAAATTGATATGATCGCTAGGGCTAGGGGTGAAAACGAATGGAGAACCGCATTAACTGAACTTTTAAATCAGATGGATGGTATAAGGGAAAATGAAGAAATAGTAGTAGTTGGGGCAACAAATAGACCATGGGACTTAGACCCGGCAATACTAAGACCGGGGAGATTTGATAAGATAATCTATGTACCGCCACCAGATGAAAAAGGAAGAGCCGAAGTTCTTAAAGTATTATGTAGAGGTTTAACTGTAGATGAGGAAACTTTACAAAAAGTCGCTAAAATCACTGATGGTTATACACCAGCCGATTTAAAACTGGTAGTGGATGAGATTAGGAGAAACTTACTTAAAGAGGCAACGATTACTGGAGTTGCCAGAACTACATTAACCTTTAATGATTTCATAAAAATATTAGCTAATGTTAAACCAAGCGTTAATAAAGAAACATTGAAAATGTATGAAGAGTTTAAAATACAGAGGATTTAA
- a CDS encoding nucleotidyltransferase domain-containing protein translates to MIKEPYVTLLNNIVRIMREEFKDDLISIVLYGSVARGDNRNDSDVDLLIVMNNLPKDSMLKRIRLFETRVEDKLNLDEYWNKGYYISLSPILKTPDEAEKISPLYLDMVYDAVILYDKDQFFTKILEKLKEKLRELGAERIIMGKKWYWILKKDSKFGETVEL, encoded by the coding sequence ATGATTAAAGAACCTTATGTTACATTACTTAATAATATAGTCAGAATAATGAGAGAGGAATTTAAGGACGATCTTATATCTATTGTACTTTACGGAAGTGTTGCTAGGGGAGATAACAGAAATGATAGTGACGTGGATCTACTAATAGTCATGAACAACCTACCAAAGGATAGTATGCTAAAGAGAATTAGATTATTTGAGACCAGAGTTGAAGATAAGTTAAATTTAGATGAGTACTGGAATAAGGGATATTATATATCACTCTCTCCTATCCTTAAAACTCCCGATGAAGCAGAAAAGATTTCACCTCTTTATCTAGACATGGTATATGATGCTGTGATACTTTACGATAAGGATCAATTCTTTACAAAGATATTGGAAAAGCTAAAAGAGAAGCTTAGAGAGTTGGGTGCTGAGAGGATCATAATGGGCAAAAAGTGGTACTGGATACTAAAAAAAGATTCGAAATTCGGTGAAACTGTTGAACTTTGA
- a CDS encoding HEPN domain-containing protein encodes MNFDSLALSYILQAEERLNLAKIENERKKYNIVVRLCQEAVELSLKACLRLVNIEPPKFHDVGPILKNNAEKFPQWFREKIDIFASYSRSLRKERELSMYGDEETNTPPELLYSSYDAQQSIKIAEEVLEYTKKLYEEKKIQ; translated from the coding sequence TTGAACTTTGACTCCCTTGCATTATCATATATCTTACAAGCCGAAGAGAGATTAAACTTGGCTAAAATAGAAAATGAAAGGAAGAAATATAATATAGTAGTGAGGCTTTGCCAAGAAGCTGTAGAACTTTCACTCAAAGCTTGTTTAAGATTAGTTAATATTGAACCACCAAAATTTCATGATGTAGGACCAATATTGAAAAATAACGCAGAAAAATTCCCCCAATGGTTCAGAGAAAAAATAGATATTTTTGCTTCTTACTCAAGATCGTTAAGAAAAGAAAGAGAACTATCAATGTACGGTGATGAAGAGACTAACACACCTCCAGAGTTACTCTATTCATCTTATGACGCACAACAGTCAATCAAAATTGCTGAAGAAGTATTAGAATACACAAAGAAACTTTATGAAGAGAAGAAGATTCAGTAA
- a CDS encoding heavy metal translocating P-type ATPase — MSEVRNEKKDLRIKREEELKIVGMHCATCVSTVSKAISSVQGVKDVNVNLASGNARVVIENARLKDIVRAVRKAGYDVVTQKVTLKVSLSEEEAGKIVSVLDNIPGIIDVKINPSSGIVILEINPVTVTGDEIVEELKKRGYKAEITTESFKGKSDFHDLLIRLIIASVFSSLIFIFPAYQLFLSIPVQFYSGLRFHLGFLRALRNKTSNMDTLVSLSSNIAWFYSLYSYLIHSPNYFFEASSLLITFILIGKTLEAYIKEKTSDDVIRLQTVKARLTDGTLVDSSKLRVGDVVIVKSGEIIPADGIVDEGEGYVNEAIYTGETIPVRKKKGDAVIGGSILTSGFLKVYVTRAGNRTYISQVIEAIREAETTRLPIQSLVDKVSSVFVPAVIGVSVLAFALWYVVSHSLTFSILISVAVLASACPCPFGLATPMAVMVGIRKLVKKGIKVRNAESLERLREAKYIVFDKTGTITTGEFIVKPIGDENAIKLACAVEKLSSHPVGEAIASLYDVKDEVKDFNEFQGEGVYGKVNDHDVIVGKREFVLKNCEGDLDADVLVCVDSKVVAGFLLEDKIRDGVVELVNELKKYYEVIIATGDSSNFADKVGEVLGVKVYKGLSPDDKVELVRKLGKAIFVGDGVNDAQALKEALVGIAVSTGTDIAKYAGDIIVPSVLSIKYVIEQSKRTVRKIKENLAWAFTYNSVLIPISAGILYPFYLPPEYAALAMSMDSVLVSLWSFVQ; from the coding sequence ATGAGCGAGGTGAGAAATGAGAAGAAGGACCTTAGGATTAAGAGAGAAGAAGAGTTAAAAATCGTAGGAATGCATTGTGCAACATGTGTTTCAACAGTATCTAAAGCTATTTCTTCTGTTCAAGGGGTAAAAGATGTAAATGTCAACTTAGCCTCTGGTAATGCTAGGGTTGTAATCGAAAATGCTAGATTGAAAGATATTGTAAGGGCTGTTAGAAAAGCCGGTTATGACGTTGTAACGCAAAAAGTGACTTTGAAAGTAAGTCTTAGTGAAGAAGAAGCCGGTAAGATAGTTTCCGTTCTAGATAATATCCCGGGAATTATTGATGTTAAGATCAATCCTTCTTCGGGTATCGTTATCCTGGAAATTAATCCGGTAACTGTAACTGGAGATGAAATCGTAGAAGAGTTAAAGAAAAGAGGTTATAAAGCTGAAATTACTACTGAGAGTTTTAAAGGAAAGAGTGACTTTCACGATTTGCTTATAAGGTTAATAATTGCCTCAGTTTTCTCTTCTCTTATCTTTATCTTTCCAGCTTATCAACTTTTCTTATCAATTCCAGTCCAATTCTATTCGGGCTTAAGATTTCATCTAGGTTTTCTTAGAGCTTTAAGAAATAAGACCAGTAATATGGATACGTTAGTCTCTCTCTCGTCTAACATAGCCTGGTTTTACAGTCTTTACTCTTACCTAATACATTCTCCTAATTACTTCTTTGAAGCTTCTTCCCTCCTAATTACTTTCATTCTTATAGGAAAGACTTTAGAAGCTTACATTAAGGAGAAGACTTCAGATGACGTTATTAGACTTCAAACCGTTAAGGCTAGGCTTACTGATGGCACGTTAGTGGATTCCTCTAAATTGAGGGTTGGTGATGTAGTCATAGTTAAGTCTGGTGAGATTATTCCAGCTGACGGTATTGTTGATGAAGGAGAGGGATATGTTAATGAGGCAATTTATACTGGTGAGACTATACCGGTGAGAAAGAAGAAGGGAGATGCTGTTATTGGCGGTTCAATATTAACTTCTGGTTTTCTTAAAGTTTATGTTACTAGGGCTGGGAATAGGACTTATATTTCGCAAGTTATCGAGGCTATAAGAGAGGCTGAGACTACTAGGTTGCCTATACAGTCACTTGTTGATAAGGTTTCATCAGTCTTTGTTCCAGCAGTTATTGGAGTTTCTGTTTTAGCCTTTGCATTATGGTATGTAGTCTCTCATTCGCTTACTTTCTCTATTTTAATTTCTGTTGCAGTCTTAGCCTCAGCATGTCCGTGTCCTTTTGGTTTGGCAACACCTATGGCTGTTATGGTCGGAATAAGGAAATTGGTTAAAAAGGGAATTAAGGTAAGGAATGCTGAGAGTTTAGAGAGGCTTAGAGAGGCAAAATACATAGTTTTTGATAAAACAGGGACTATAACTACTGGAGAGTTTATAGTAAAACCGATAGGTGACGAAAACGCAATAAAGTTAGCATGTGCTGTAGAAAAGCTTAGTTCTCACCCCGTAGGTGAGGCTATTGCGTCTTTATATGATGTAAAAGATGAAGTTAAGGACTTTAATGAGTTTCAAGGGGAAGGAGTTTACGGGAAAGTTAATGATCACGATGTAATAGTGGGTAAAAGGGAGTTTGTTCTTAAGAACTGTGAAGGAGATTTAGATGCTGATGTTTTAGTTTGTGTTGATTCAAAAGTTGTTGCAGGGTTTTTGTTGGAAGATAAAATAAGGGACGGAGTTGTTGAGCTGGTTAATGAGCTTAAGAAATATTATGAAGTTATTATTGCTACTGGTGATTCAAGTAATTTTGCCGATAAGGTAGGAGAAGTTCTGGGAGTAAAAGTGTATAAGGGTCTTTCGCCAGATGATAAAGTAGAATTAGTTAGAAAGCTTGGTAAGGCAATTTTTGTAGGTGATGGTGTTAATGATGCTCAAGCTTTGAAAGAGGCTTTAGTTGGTATTGCTGTTTCTACCGGTACTGATATTGCTAAGTACGCTGGAGATATTATTGTACCTTCTGTTCTCTCAATCAAATATGTTATCGAACAGTCTAAGAGGACTGTGAGGAAAATAAAGGAGAATTTAGCTTGGGCTTTTACTTATAATTCTGTTTTGATACCAATTTCAGCTGGTATACTTTATCCTTTCTATTTGCCTCCAGAATACGCTGCCTTAGCTATGTCTATGGATAGTGTTCTAGTTTCCTTATGGAGTTTTGTTCAGTAA
- a CDS encoding YHS domain-containing protein: MMIDPVCGMEVNESSPYKTMYKGKIYYFCSSMCKKAFEKDPEKYLREGPKGMPGEEGHH; the protein is encoded by the coding sequence ATTATGATTGACCCTGTTTGTGGAATGGAAGTAAACGAATCATCTCCATATAAGACAATGTATAAAGGTAAAATATACTATTTTTGTAGTTCTATGTGTAAAAAAGCGTTTGAAAAAGACCCTGAAAAATATTTGAGGGAAGGACCTAAAGGAATGCCTGGTGAGGAAGGTCATCATTAA
- a CDS encoding TRASH domain-containing protein — protein MTKVNQIEYKILQMLKEDSRKSASKIAKELGLSRATVAKIIKSLKDKGVKFTVEYYEKGELFAFVISNKCLAEECYKLIDGKIMNVIRGDLSTISQKLSELGSDKYFISTEKLNEESIERAELYCDYCGNEIKGNPYLVKLGKKVYYTCCKTCQTQLKKKLEHENDEGKL, from the coding sequence ATGACTAAAGTAAACCAAATTGAGTATAAGATTTTACAAATGCTAAAGGAAGATTCGAGGAAAAGCGCAAGCAAAATAGCAAAGGAACTTGGTTTAAGTAGGGCTACAGTAGCTAAAATAATAAAATCGCTAAAAGATAAAGGAGTTAAATTTACAGTTGAATATTATGAAAAGGGAGAACTATTCGCATTTGTAATTTCTAATAAATGTCTTGCTGAAGAATGTTACAAACTTATAGACGGAAAAATAATGAACGTAATAAGGGGAGATCTGAGTACTATTAGTCAGAAACTTTCAGAATTGGGAAGTGATAAGTATTTTATTTCCACGGAAAAGTTAAATGAGGAAAGCATAGAGAGAGCGGAACTTTATTGTGACTATTGCGGAAATGAGATTAAAGGAAACCCATATTTAGTAAAGTTAGGTAAAAAAGTGTATTACACATGTTGTAAAACGTGCCAAACTCAGCTAAAGAAAAAGTTAGAGCATGAAAATGATGAAGGAAAACTATAA
- a CDS encoding putative integrase, giving the protein MRIVNHNTYGKMANKQRRYKFGDYILRERKGRYYVYKLKTIKSEVNETYVGLLADVVETYLKLKESGVWGTPHSATAGI; this is encoded by the coding sequence ATGCGAATCGTTAACCATAATACTTATGGCAAAATGGCGAATAAACAACGTAGATATAAGTTCGGTGATTATATCTTAAGGGAAAGAAAAGGGCGGTATTATGTCTATAAATTGAAAACGATAAAGAGTGAGGTAAATGAAACTTACGTCGGTCTTTTAGCTGACGTAGTTGAAACTTACCTCAAATTGAAAGAAAGTGGGGTGTGGGGGACCCCCCACAGTGCGACCGCCGGGATTTGA
- a CDS encoding AbrB/MazE/SpoVT family DNA-binding domain-containing protein: MIAKIDDKGRIYLPKEIREKFNSKEFYIVDLPYGIVLIPKLRDPIKALEEEGKKLPNLDIKELKRIIREEAEKEVGIR, encoded by the coding sequence GTGATTGCCAAGATAGACGATAAGGGGAGGATTTATCTACCAAAGGAAATTAGGGAGAAATTTAATTCAAAGGAATTTTACATCGTGGATTTACCTTACGGGATAGTGCTCATCCCAAAGTTGAGAGATCCCATTAAAGCGTTAGAAGAGGAGGGGAAAAAGTTACCTAACCTCGACATTAAAGAGTTGAAGAGAATAATCAGAGAGGAGGCTGAGAAAGAAGTTGGTATACGCTGA